A single genomic interval of Anopheles marshallii chromosome 2, idAnoMarsDA_429_01, whole genome shotgun sequence harbors:
- the LOC128707186 gene encoding mitotic apparatus protein p62, which yields MTKNPTKAELKAEISKILKDANLEETAAKKVRLQLEQNLKCDLSNRKKEVDDLVMDYVNSQASDSDEDDDDEDDEDEDYTGNGKGKNNRKAEENSDYEEEEDEEDLSEEENPRARKSGGKRGTPAKRGPAKKKKRTSNSDDESDDDDEEQGSDDDYKPQAVAKGGKGGKKKRNNSDSDSGSRKRSKPAAKPKQAGGAKKSSGYTRPYTLSADLAAICGAESLPRHEVVKKIWAIIKERNLYDPKNRQFAICDADLQKVIGVKRFRTFGMLKYLKPHFKD from the exons ATGACTAAAAATCCTACAAAAGCAGAGCTGAAGGCAGAAATTAGCA AAATACTGAAGGATGCCAATCTGGAAGAAACAGCGGCCAAGAAAGTGCGCCTACAGCTCGAACAAAACTTGAAATGCGATCTGTCGAATCGTAAGAAGGAAGTTGACGATCTAGTAATGGACTACGTAAATTCACAAGCTTCCGATTCCGATgaagacgacgatgacgaggacgacgaagacgaGGACTATACAGGTAACGGCAAGGGTAAAAATAATCGTAAGGCAGAGGAAAATAGTGACtatgaggaggaggaagatgaaGAGGATTTATCCGAGGAGGAAAACCCGAGAGCACGCAAAAGCGGTGGAAAACGCGGAACGCCGGCAAAACGGGGTCcagccaagaagaagaaacgcaCATCCAATAGCGATGACGAGtccgatgatgacgatgaggaaCAGGGTAGCGACGATGACTACAAACCTCAAGCAGTCGCTAAAGGGGGCAAGGGtggtaagaaaaaaaggaacaactcGGATTCAGATTCGGGAAGCAGGAAACGATCAAAACCAGCGGCTAAACCGAAGCAGGCTGGTGGGGCCAAGAAATCAAGTGGATACACACGACCGTACACACTGTCCGCAGATCTGGCGGCAATATGCGGTGCAGAATCGTTGCCTCGACATGAGGTAGTGAAAAAAATTTGGGCCATCATTAAGGAACGTAATCTGTACGATCCGAAAAACAGACAGTTTGCCATCTGCGATGCGGATCTGCAGAAGGTGATCGGCGTCAAGCGATTCCGTACGTTTGGTATGCTTAAATATCTTAAGCCCCATTTTAAGGATTAG